Sequence from the Streptomyces virginiae genome:
TGCGGTAGTAGCCGGGCCGGACGTGTTCGATCTTGCCGACCTTGACCAGGGCGGTCAGGGTGGTGGAAAGGGTTTCGCCGTGGAGGTTGGTGAGGGCGCCGATGGCGTTCTCGTCGACTTCCAGGCCGAGCGCGTCGTGGAGGCAGGCGAGTACGGCGGCTTCCGGGGTGGGCGCCACCGGTGTGGTGAGCACCGGGGCCGGCGCGAGCGGCCGCCAGTAGTTCCGGACAGCGCCGAGCTGGAACACCCACTGCTCGCTGTGCGGGTCCTGCCACTCGTGCTCCGGGAACACGTGGTAGTGGGCCCGGAGGACCCCGAGGGCTTCGAGGCAGGCCGAGCGGCCACCGGTCACTTCAATCTGGATCACCGGCTGATGGGAACAGTTCCGGTTGGGCTCGTGGTCGCCGAGGGCGCCGCAGTTGCACGGCGCCTCGAAGTCGCTGCTGCCCTCGCTCGGTTCCATGGCCTCATGAAACCGCAGCCGGGGCCTGTGCGCCCAGGGGTTACCGGAGCCCGAGTTGGGTCAGTTCGCGGCTCGGAGCAGGAGGTCGAGGACCGGGCCGGCCCACGTCTGACGGTTGTTGAAGCGGGGGAGCTCCTGGGGGTCGGCGGTGCCGAGGGTGGTCATGAGCTGCGCCTCGGCGGCCCGTACCTCCCTCGCCCACACGGCCGGGTCGTAGGCCAGGGCGGCGGCCTGGACGGACCCGAGGAGGCACAGGCCGTGTCGGTCGCAGAGGGTTCCGCGGGTCCAGCCGTAACGGATGATCAGCTCCCGGCCGGTGAGCAGGGTGTGGCGGATGCTGGGCTCCGGGTAGCCGGTCGGGCCGGCGGCGAACACCGCGTCGACCTGGCCGATCAGGCCCTGTACGGCTCGGGCGTCGGGGCGGGGGAGGCCCGCACGGTGTGCGGGCCTCGCGAGGTTGGTGAGCATGGGGGCTGGCTCCCTTCTACGGGTTCTTGCGGTAGACGCCGTTCTTGACGCGTTCGATGGCTCCCTTCTTGACCAGGTCGGTCAGGGTGTTGGAAAGCGTCTTCTCGTTGAGGCCGGTGAGGGCCAGGATCGTGGCCTTCGGCATTTCCACGCCGAGCGCTTCGTCGAGGCAGTCCAGGACGGCGGCGTCTGCGGCGGGCTCCTGCGGTGCCTTGAAGCCGCCGCCGGGCGGGGGCTCGTATCCACCGCTGCCCCAGTCCGAGTTGCTACCGGCAGGGGCGTCGCCGTCGCCGTTCACGGGGGTGTCGGCGATCTGGTGCCGGTCGTCCCAGCTGGTGAAGTCCCGCGGCCAGATGATGGCGTCGCGGCGGATGTAGGGGGCGGCAGATTCCAGGACCCAGGTCCGCATCATCTGCACCGGCTCGCCGGGCGAGCCGACGTAGCCGAGGCCGAACGTCCTCGCCGGGTCGTTGATGGGCAGGTCGTCGGACCAGATGAGGGGCTCGTCCTCGATGTTCCAGGCGGCCGGGATCGCACCGGGGTCGATTCCCTCGAAGCCCTCCACGGTCACGAGGTTGGACTGCGCGCTGTCGGTGCGCAGCATGATCATCGCGCCGCCTTGGATGACGTTGGTGCGGATCGCGGTGTCTCCGCCGAGCTTGGCGGCGTTGACGGCCTGGTTGACGATCAGCAGCGTCATGCCGAGGTTGCGGCCCAGCGAGGCGAGCTTGTCCAGGATGAACACCGCCTCCTTCCCGGTCTCGGTCGCCGTGTCGGTGATCATGTGCGTCTCGTCCACGACCGTCATGACCCACGGGCAGCCGTCCGTCGCCTTGAAGTTCTTGCGGCCCAGGCGCGCCGACTCCGCGATCCGGTGCTTGAGGATGGCGTAGGACAGGCGCAGCGCCTTGATCGCGTCGTCGCCGATGGCGGAGTACGCGGCCATCGTCTCGACGTCGGGGTTGGAGCTGCCCTTGGGGTCGGCGTAGATGATCGCCATCCCCGCAAGGTGTCCGGCGAGGGCGATGATCTGGACGGCGCCGCCCTTGCCGGATCCGGTGACCCCGGCGATGAACACGTGCTGCGCGCCGAGGACGGGGTCGAAGAGCTGGAGGCGGGCGGGGCGGCCGGAGACGCCGCGCCCGATGGAGATGTATCCGCCCGGGGACGGCTTGAGCACCTGCGGGCCGGGGAAGGGCACCCCGTCCTCCAGGGGGTTCTTCTCCATGATGTGGATCTTTGCCTTGCGGGGGTCGGACTTGTTGGGCTGGTAGTCGACCAGGGTCATGGTGGACCGCAGCGCCCCCACCAGGTCCGTGCGGTTGGGAACGGGGAGGGACGCCTTGTCCTCGTCGGCTACGACCCACGCCACCCAGCCGCCGGTCGCCGGGTCGACCTGGGCGTCC
This genomic interval carries:
- a CDS encoding DUF6197 family protein — protein: MLTNLARPAHRAGLPRPDARAVQGLIGQVDAVFAAGPTGYPEPSIRHTLLTGRELIIRYGWTRGTLCDRHGLCLLGSVQAAALAYDPAVWAREVRAAEAQLMTTLGTADPQELPRFNNRQTWAGPVLDLLLRAAN